From the Vanacampus margaritifer isolate UIUO_Vmar chromosome 14, RoL_Vmar_1.0, whole genome shotgun sequence genome, the window GGATGTCGATTcgtccccccaaccccccccccccccccccacctattATCCTTTTGCTGGTATGATCCTTGAGATAACTGTTCTCTTATCATTGGCTCAGTTGGTATTGCTGCATTTGGTTTTGATACTTTTGCAATACTTGAGCAAAACCCAAAGTATTGTGACGTGGGTGTGCGTGGTGCATTGTTGAGAGGAAACAGGCGGAGATTTTTGTTAGAACTCAAATGGAGGATGTAGCGTGTGAAAGATCAGAAGCATGGGTGGGGATCATTACGACGAGTACGAGTTTCATTGTTTGCAActttgcatgcaaaaaaaaaaagggatggtGGTTAGTAGTGTTTGCGTGCATGTGTTGCGTTGTCTGTCATAAGCCATACACAGCACTTTTATACAAATTgtcaaatttttttatgtggtcTTGTCTTAATCTTGACGTTTGAAACGGtcatttacatttctttttttttcatgtcacttTTTGGGGaaagttattattttgtgtgtaaCAAAATAAAGCTGCCCAGATGTCCTTATAAAcaatatacataatataaattGCAAATGTGGATATGATCATGTGTTAAGAGAGTTTATTTGAAAGGAGCTTAGACATGATGAAAACAAGTAATGTGACTTTATGGactgtcatgttttgttttgataggATGACATTTGGCGATTTAATTTTCTGTCTCCATTTCTGATACGAATCCAACTGTTGACGTGTCTGTTTGTAATGTCATCCTACTTATTTGGAATGGGACATCACACATTTACTGTCTGTTTGCTTTtatgtttgccattttttttttgctcatgtcctgtatgttttgtgtgtgtgtgtctgtgtatgcatgcgtgtgtgcgtgtctatAGCAATTGCTCAGATCTATGGGGTCTAGGGTCAGGCCACATGATAGAGCAGTGGGACTCTTCAGGCATGTACGGATACGCTGACCACAACAGGTGAATACACTCACATGTATTATGCATTTTTGGGGCGGGACGGGGGCGGGGAGTGCTTCAAGGCCAACAATGATGGGCCATTTGTTTTCATGCCTACATTTAGAAACAATTCactgattcactgccattgacggctatagacgtcaaaaattcatttgaactatttctattagtttaacttctttttttttcacttttgttaacaagagtatgaaaaaaatattgtacatttagaacagatataaagtttgtgattaatcgtgagttaactagtgaagtcatgtgattaattacgataaaaaatgttaatcgcctggcgggcttaattataaaaaataaaataaggggcatttaatcgtgattaatcgtaTGATAATTTCATATctacaaatgtacaataaaataatttctaggttttcataaaaaaaattaatgaaatgaaaaaaaagtcatgcgattaattacaataaaaaattaccctaattttttaacaatcttttctttcttttttcttaaaaaaatgtctaggttttcatactcttgttaacaaaagtggaaaaaaatgttaaacaaatagaaattgttcaaatgaattgttgacgtcaatggcagtgaatgagttaataatgaacATTCTACGGTGTATTGGTCCATTTAGgaaatatgaaagtaacttaccaaaacatgacatgtaAATTAAAGCATTATACAATTCCAGTGCGTCAGCTCTAGTTAAAAATTGATTCCACGGTGAAAACTTTTGATGCTTCCTTTCAGGTCGTTGGATGGGCGTCTTCAGGTATCCCATCGTAAGGGCCTGCCGCACGTCATCTATTGTCGCCTGTGGAGATGGCCCGACCTTCACAGCCACCATGAGCTGCGGGCCATCGACAACTGTCAGTATGCCTTCAACCTCAAGAAGGATGAAGTGTGTGTCAACCCTTATCATTACCAGAGGGTGGAGACGCCGGGTAATGATCTCTTTGGAATTGATTTGAAATAGAAGACTGTATGTACTGATAGTTCTCAGCATCAGGCTGCCatcaaaagtagtgctttaaaTGTCAGTATTCATGgcagaaacgtttttttttttttttttgtgctgcatAAAACCATGGAAAAAGACGCATGCCATTTTGGTCTCTTATTTCCACAGTGCTGCCCCCAGTTTTGGTGCCGCGCCATACAGAGATCCTGACGGAGCTTCCGCCTCTAGATGACTTTACAAACTCAATCCCTGAGAATACAAATTTTCCAGCCGGCATTGATCCTCCTAACAACTACATCCCAGGTCTGTAAGCATGGCAGCCCTCAAGGTATTCATTTTACAGTAGTGATGTGGATCAAAATCAAACCCAGCGAGTGGTAAAGCTTGAATCTTGAGTCCTTGAATGAACGATATCTTTGGACAAAACTTTCAACATACGTGTCTTTTTGGTCTcgaaatgatttgtttttcaatgcTAAAAAATCCTAcaggactttttgtttttattttttaattttttcgacattaaaattttatttaaaaaaagtattttttttcagggcaaaaaaaatgtttaagataattttttattttttttaaataaaaacaatgtggtTTTCAGTGATGACAAATCAGCTCCGTTCAAAAACGTCTTCTGGTGCTTTAAAGCACAAAAGGAGAGGCAATAAATGCCAGGCTGAGACTTGAGTTGACGTAAAAATAGGCTTCCAGTATCAAAACTTTTATAAGTCCTTGGGTGTTTGGGAAAAATTGTAGTCAAGAGTCCAGCAGTGCAGCATTTACTTCCATACAGAATAAAAACGTGATTGGCCCCCAGAGCAACAAGTGATTTTCTTGGCAAAATCCCCAAATAAGTGCATTTTACAAATGTCATAAATATGACAAGTTGTCTTCATGACAGTGTCACGTTTTGACTCCAACCTCTCCTTTAACCACTGATTAGGCCTTCCTTTTTGGTGCCCTCCGAACAAACCCCTTTTAGTTTGCCTTCCGGTCATCAATATCTGCAACTCTTACAAACACACGTGCTGATCTGACTGTGATCGTGTCTGCCGACTCATTACGCACGTGTGGCCTTCGCTAAAGGACTCAGACACATCTTAGTTGGTGAAGTCTTATGAAAACGTTTTGAGTTGTGACGGGATCAAgaataaaggaataaaaagggGAGGTTGAAGAAAATCACGATACAGTCATAGGCACATCAACAGTTATTATAAaagatttataaaaataaaacacaccacAGTAGCTGTCATTCAACTCCTATCTAATTATTTTATATGGCACGGTAATTACCCGACCTACCACTGGAAAATCTCATCAGCAAAATATTTGCTTTCTATTGCGTATGTAAAAACGTACATTAACGgctttacatttttctttatgtACCGTGTCATGCTTTTACAGAGACTCCCCCGCCTGGCTACATTAGTGAAGATGGCGAGGCTAGTGACCAGCAGATGAATCAAAGTATGGAATCAGGTGAGCTAGTTTCCTTCGGCCTGAAGTCTGTGAAACGTATCCTGACTTTTAATTGTATGAACACGCGTTTGcatctgtttgtgtgtttgtttattttttatttgtatttttttttttttttctggagagctcagtattgttcattcggtaattttaccgatttgacatgtcatcatcgttgctctcttttttatttttttataaatatttatattttttttgtttgtgtttttatgctaggcTCACCAGCAGAACTGTCGCCTAACAATTTGTCACCCGTCAGCCACGGCCTGGGTAAATCTACGATCGTTTTCTTTCTAGATTTCTTTCCATTGTGTTGAGAGTTTCAAGTGAAAGCTTTATTGAATTTCCTCTGTGGGGATCAGTAAAGGATGATCCTATTGGTTGGAGCTGCAATTATTATGTAATGGTGGAAAAACTAAGCCCAATGGGAGAAAGAAGACTTTTATATTACAGTATATTCGGTTGTATTGCATTGCTCGAATTAGAAACGGCAATTgcgagatgaaaatgtattcacgAAGTGCTTTTCTCAACAGACCTTCAGCCGGTCACCTACAGCGAGCCAGCTTTCTGGTGCTCTATAGCCTACTATGAGCTCAACCAGCGCGTCGGAGAAACATTCCATGCTTCGCAGCCTTCTCTTACCGTGGACGGCTTCACCGACCCCTCCAACTCGGAACGCTTTTGCCTCGGACTTCTCAGCAACGTCAACAGGAACGCAACTGTCGAAATGACAAGGAGGCATATAGGTATCTATTATCAACCTCTTCAAATTGTCTCCAATAAATGATTATTTGATGTGCTTTCATTTCTTTCCACTCTAACCTTCAGGTCGTGGAGTGAGGTTGTATTACATCGGAGGGGAGGTGTTCGCTGAGTGCCTCAGCGATAGTGCCATTTTTGTCCAGAGTCCCAACTGCAACCAGCGATACGGGTGGCACCCCGCCACCGTCTGCAAGATACCTCCAGgttcttactttttttccccctcagcaAACATTAGGAGGCGAAAATTGTCTTTGTTTCTCTATATCAGcgtctctaaaaaaaattattattattattttattttttttacaccaactaCCACAAACATGAAAATACTTAGTTGGGCTAAAACAAGAAGAAtccaaaatgtacatttaaccctggagaacccttttcttctttggaaaataatgaattatacattaattgactgctataaattcactgaacaccaaaatatatgttttttcaattttaaccctttattccctaatttaggattagggcgaaatttgacccttttgggatttaggagtatcattttgaaaaatctgaataacaaaaactgtcagtaaactatttagaatttaataaaataatcaatcaaatacacagctacattgaacaatatatatttttaattttatttgttgcattttagaactggtttttgaatgtacaaacacactttggccaatggaaacaagaacacagggacaaaatcactgctggaaaaaaaaaagatatttgttatttgagtagcagaatttataggggccaaatttgaccccacaggttctccagggttaagccaCTGTAATATGCAGTTTGAACATAAACACTGATCTTAAATATGGGAACGGCATTCATAGTATTTTATCTGTAccacatatttatatttaaaagtaACTCTTCAATGCAAATAAGCGGAAGTTACTCACTCTAATTCATCATTACAATATAGAGTGCATTGTCTTAAATGCATATTTTCAGAGGGaataatgatggatggatggataaactgAAAAAGGGCTCAAGCAAGAATATCAGATCAGACTGAGAGTATTCAAGTCGACAGAAAAACATCAAGTAGGAatttaccattaaaaaaaaatctgtaccaGTGGTGAACATCACTTAACGGAACCAACACTTTTGCTCAGTTATGTTAATGGCACTCTCAGTCTTTTGCAACACTTTCTGCCTAAAATGTTTCTGCTTACTAAACACAACTTCTAGTGGATTTGTGTCCTTTTTATGACTTCATTCCGGTGAAACTGTCCAGTCTTGAAAAGgccaaatgcacacacacggaCTTCTTTTGATACTGGCTGAAATGAGGCCAACTAAGTGAGCAATGCAGACAGTTtgcgtattattttttttgttatgtttgacGGTACGAGCTTTATAGCAAATGTCATACATAAGAGCTTTATGTGATTAAAAGTACACCATTTAAagtacagaaataaaatgtacaatgtaagaaaaaaatgctttacgcAAGCTTAATAAtaggcataaaaaaaagcatgattGTGTTTTATTAACCTGCACATACATGCTATATTGTAATTTCAACATAATGTCCATTCGATGATGAGTGAAACCGTGCTTATTGGAAAAATAAAGCCCTCGAGGAAGAGTAGCGATCTCCACACAACATGACTTGTTTTTCCTCAGCCTCTCACCCACACAGGCTGACTAATCTGTACCCATGCaattttgaacatttcattCTTGGCTGAAGCGGTAGCGCGAACGCTGTCATTCTGCGGCGCACGTTTGCGGAGAAGGCAAAAGCAAGCGTCACGTGGCGACGTCGGGGTTTGTGCTGTCAGCCTTGGGAATGATCTCAATCGTGCAGTTTCGCATCACAGCAGCTTgtcatgtcaatatttgttttgtaatcATGTTGACAAATGAactttgttttcgtttttgcaagacttacaaaaaatacatcaaatataGCTATcactttttatttcaaacaggAATGGTATGCGTGTCACATATAGACGTCCAGTAGAgatagacatgttttttttagggctgaTGTTGATTGTCAGTAATCAAAGGGGCCGATAAACGATATTTGGAgtccatatttattttcacacacaaaaaaatatatatatttatgtatttattttttttatttttttaatattacattttaagttttccaaaaatgttaaatatctgCAATGTTAAAATTtcacttatcttagttttaatttcaaactaaaacagaaggtgcagagagtttccAGGGTCAACAGCATCTTTTATAAAGGtaactgaaattttaaaaaaatacctcattcactgccattgacggatatagacgtcaatttaaaaaaaaaaaaaaaaacagttttctcTGATTTTTCTGTCTCATATTGTTCATGTAAtggaactacagtatgaattatttctcttttgtttaattgtaagttgttgctttaaatgaatgaaagattaattttaactgggctggcagtgaatgagttccctgaagttggcacagttttaaattaattttattttttttccccaaaaagctGATGCTGATATTCGTTAAAATGCTGATTATCGGCCTATCCTTAAGAACAACACAAGttacaagaggaaaaaaaaacccattgtGCCCCAAATACAGAAACCTGTTTCTAGCAGTGCAAAGCATCTGAAGCCTAATCCCTAATCTTTCACTTCCAGGCTGTAATCTGAAGATTTTTAACAACCAGGAGTTTGCCGCTCTGTTGGCACAGTCCGTCAATCAGGGGTTCGAGGCGGTCTACCAGCTGACTCGGATGTGTACCATCAGGATGAGCTTCGTCAAAGGTTGGGGCGCGGAGTACAGGTATGTTTGTCTCCTAacgcatacagtatattttattatttatttgaactagaATCAGTAATCAAggttaatgttttgtttgcgTTTCACAATTAAGGGTCATCTCACGCTCAATTTTTTGTTCATAATCACCCTAATCTATTCGTTGAGCGGCCCAGGGTGCAGTCAGACATCAGCACATAAGGCAATATGCACCTTAAACATAAGCCACGTGCATCTGCGGTTGCTCTATTGTACGCAACTTGATCTGAACGGTAATGCTTTGTAGTGTAAACAAGGATTAAACCGTAGTTTGCCATGCTGCACACATGTCCAATCCCTATTCTAGTCTCCcttttgttgtaaaatgtgCACGATCACAGGACATTTGTCCATCCGTCTGGCCGTCTAACCATCCATCCAGCAAACATCTGTTCTGTCCCTGGCTCGCTTATTGTGTTGTAACCTCCCAGAAAGCCAGACAGCacagtcagtgtgtgtgtgtgtgtggggggggggggggggggttgctttgTCGTCATTGGTCGGCCTTAAGCTGCTGTGGAGCCTGTCTGGTTAGCCCACAGCGGCCCCCGCCGCTCAGGCCTACAGCGGTCAGCTCTGTTTGATTCATCATTTGATCAGACTTTGCCAATGAATTAGCTAATAAGTATTTTTATccggggtgtcaaaatgagtgtgttaatttaacGCCTTACTTAATTCCAGTCACACACAcctccacgtcaaaatttaggagtaatacatttaataataatgcatatatttgtggagactggggtcaagttgtattttttacaatttaaaaaatgtgcagaatttcacaaattacttcatgttaaaagattagttagctcttaatatgaagagAAAAACGCAATGTGCTGTCACCGTTTTacgaatgcaattatgccatctagtggcagacaaatgatctcaacacaaatcaacatcacactctttttttttttttttttttttttttttttgtgaattaatatgaaattactgtattaatgatgcagccatatttctattagtttaaaaaaaattccccacttttgttaacaagagaatgaaacttttttctaagttttatatttaaattaaatctgagaaaaaatattttattgtacattttattgtaaatgtacaataatgtttttctaagttttcatttaaattaaattaaaacttagctttccacttttgctaacaagagtatgaaaacctaggaaaaaaaatattgtaaatttagaacagatataaaatttgtaattaatcgttatttgactagtgaagtcatgtgattaattacgatcaaaaaaaattatcgcctggcGGACCTAAtataaagcttctttttttttttaaaaaataaggaGCATTTAATCGTtataatcgcatgataattttatatctgttataaatgtaaaataaaagaatttataggttttcataaaacatttaatgaaatgaaaaaaaaaatctaatagaaatagttcacatgaatttttgacgtctatagtcgtcaatggcagtgaatgagttaaaatggaaGGATAGTTTTCTTGTGCACTTACAatctggtggtggtggttgttgttgttgttgacaagcCCACCGTTCAGTGTTCTCAACCTTTAAGCTGATGTTTTCTCCCGTCAGACGTCAGACCGTCACCAGCACTCCCTGTTGGATCGAGCTGCATCTCAACGGCCCCCTCCAGTGGTTGGACAAGGTGCTGACCCAAATGGGTTCCCCCTCTGTGCGCTGCTCCAGTATGTCCTAAATGgcgtctgaaaaaaaaaaaaaaaacttgacatttACACAACATTTGACCAGCATCTTAAAGGAGTACACCATGATGGAGTAACAGACCAGAAGAAATGCACACAAAAGGACCTCGAGGATGCGAAAGAGAGCGCGTGCAGTCGTGGAATGTAAAACATCACAGTGAGCCTGATTATTACCTGTCGAATCAACCCTCAGGCTGACATTCCAATCACCATAGACCTAATAACTGAAGTCACTGCGCATATCCAAAATGGCAAGAGTGGCGCCCGGTTCCCTTTCAGGTATTTGACCGAGGTGCCCGAAGCAGACTCGAAACGCATGACGACAGTTGGCGAATCGAGTCTCTCTTCTCtggcgctcgctcgctctcgcTCACCAGTTCCACCTTTGCCTCCTCACTGCCTCGCCACCACGCCACAAGCTGGATTCAGTGTCAAGAGTTTTCGTTTACACGCCGTTGACTCGCAGTCCAACTGCCACTCTGgattcaactaaaaaaaaaaccgtTTTTGTCGGTTTGAGTGACCAAAGTCGCCGGGTCAAgacttgctcttttttttttttttgtgcttttctcTGTCCACTCTATGCGTGATTGCGAAAGCTTTGAGTTAACACATGCCCTATCTTCACGCAGTCTgatcctgacacacacacacacacatttccactcaactgcatactgtatgtgtgccgCATCTCAGTGGGTTTGTcgaataatttaatttaaaagcgAGCGTTCCCTCCAGCGTGGATAACCGCAATTCTACGCACTCTTTCTCTTGCTTCCTTACTCTATTCGATGCCATTCCAGTATATTCGTTTATATTCAGAGTTGCGGTTGCGGTAAATGTGCAGAACGTGGTCTCAGTGGCGCCCCCCAGCTGTCAAGACGGTTAAAAATACACGTCTCTGGAATATTACGTTTCCCCCATTTATCAACAATGTATTGATAAGAAGTGTCCTATAATGTGGGATTTTAGACAAAATTGCCTCTATAATATAATTGCACTTCTCCAAATTTATGCACCCTTATTATtactacaaacaaaaaaaagttgcctttgatgtaaaataaaacaagaaatgcttttaaattgtACAGATAGGAATGTTGAAGAAAACCCAATAGCATATTTTTGAAACCATCACTATAAAGTTATGCCGGAATTGGCTTATTATGGCATAAGCACTCATTTGATTTCAAGTGAGTTCTTGTCCTCGCCCTAAAGAATTACAGTCCAAACGTTTTCCCAACTAAAATCTATTAAAGCTTTACGTATTAAACCAAGCAATTATACTGCACATTTGTGgttttattctgtttttatgtattgatgatttttacaaaaaatatatatatctattctATACAAATGAATATGTTGAAATTCTTGACTGCTTTTTCCCGACGAAAAGATTGACCCGACAAGTATGTAATATAGGATATAAACGTGTCACTTGGCCTGCCACTGAAAACGAGCTAGAAACGATCACTGTCCGGACTATCAACTTTGTATTTTTCTTGACTTTACTGAAAATAAGATTTGATTGAAATGTTCTTTATGAAATGAATTTAGAATCTATGAAATATAAGATCCTTTGAAAAAGGGGGTTATGTGGACCATTACTGCAAAATTTCCTATGCTGTCCCAAAGACTATAAATGCAAGTTtgtacacacgcgcacacacaaaaacaagaccactgACCGAAACTTAACGGCTTCAATTTCTAACTATTAAATTCAGTAACTTAATAATACATATTTGGTTGCTTTGCTCTAAAATCATGAAAACACACCAGTATTCATCCACCATGCCAAAAGATTAATTAATGCCCTTCAAAAGATGAGAGAGATTATGTGTTTATTCACCCCCCGGCTGGAAATGATCCAGTTGACGAAATAAACTATTAAAGAtggaatttaaataacaaaatgtatggactgaagTTGTAAAAAGGTAAATAAACCTAAAAATATAAGAGCAAgatgtatttaataaataataaaatagattgaacaAATGAATTGCCTGAGATGTGAAAAATCTTACCAGTTTAGATTGCTAATGTGTTCCTACTCCTTATGATTAAGTCTATCTTTTGTGATGCATTGTGATTcgtgaactacaaaaaaaaaagaaaagaaaccaaACCAAAGTGAACACGTCTCAATCGCGCATTTCGCGCCGCTCTGCTGACGTCATCGGCAAACTCGACGGCGCTTCAAtcttttttcttaaatcttAAAATATCCTGCTtcttatattcttaggtttatttacgttttgacaatttgaatccgtacattttgttatttaaattactactttaatatttgttttcaaatgttttgacatccactggattatttttcaaatagctttattgaacaaaatgcatcatttccagccaatcctgtagcgtcatcgttaggcgaccccgatacaatcTGGCAGCCAGATCACGTCTGGTACCGACAAcggctgtttcttttttttttttcctgcttaactcccaaacacaatattaatcaaaatgccaCGTTTAGTCAAACATTTCTGAGTTAATGTAAATTCTCATGGGATTAAACCAGCAGTTGAGCAATACAGAATCACATTTCATTAGTTGTTTGTATGAGAGTTATGTTGGTAAATGTATTGAATTATagtgttttatttcaaacatagGAGCAACATTCCTGCCTCCAACTCTTGGACTGTCATAAGTGTTTGCTTgacattgtgtgtgtttacgtGCATGGGTGGTTTCTCATCCTGGTAGAGGCCAGTACGTTGTTGgcgtgtgccccccccccccccccccagcataGAGCACATAAGCACAATGTCACAAAGTGGGACATGTAAATATTGTGTATGTCTCGTTATGCCCGGGTGTCGCATTCCAGATTCATTGTTTACTTGGACTGTGACACGTTTCTGAACTTATGCGTGTAAACACAAACGGCGGTGTATACTTTACATGCGGACCAAGTTGAATgaataattgacttttttttcccccccatataGCGCTGCCTTTTTCTGTTTCTTTTGATCTGGTTGATCATTTCCATCTGTATGGATTGATTATTCTACTCATTTGTACATAAACTGAACGCGCCCATGGCAGTTATGTTTCTCTCTCAATGTttcatgttttctttatttttgttgttattgttactttttttagGGAATATTTTACTGGACTTCTCAATGCCAAGATCAGtacatgatataaaaaaaaaaaaaaataccatgtaGTTTTCTTAAGGATGTTGTATCGGTGACACATACAGTGTTTTGTTCTATGCATTGACATCAGATTGTTCAGATTGTATTttcaaaacatacagtatattagttTCCCCCCTTTGTTGATTAGATGATTACCATTGTGTGCATATTGCCACGTTCCAGCAAGcctttgtttattattattattattttttaaataagtgccACCTTGCTCGGCAGTTGGCTTTTTCACTTCCcgaaaatcatttttgcaacgGAAGAAATGGGCAGAGGTTTTCTGTAGGGCACATCTACACGCATTCTTATTACGAATCAActggtgtttttctttcttctgtgAAGGACAAGTGTGGACTCCCAAACGAGACTCTCTTTTTCTCTTAAAAACTACTCTGCAGGGGAAGGTCGCTTCATGTCACTAGTGGTGTTATTGTAAAGTTGTTATTTTCTTTATACTGT encodes:
- the smad2 gene encoding mothers against decapentaplegic homolog 2 isoform X1, whose translation is MSSILPFTPPVVKRLLGWKKTPAAGGGAGGGIGGVGEQNGGGQEEKWCEKAVKSLVKKLKKTGQLDELEKAISTQNVNTKCVTIPSNCSDLWGLGSGHMIEQWDSSGMYGYADHNRSLDGRLQVSHRKGLPHVIYCRLWRWPDLHSHHELRAIDNCQYAFNLKKDEVCVNPYHYQRVETPVLPPVLVPRHTEILTELPPLDDFTNSIPENTNFPAGIDPPNNYIPETPPPGYISEDGEASDQQMNQSMESGSPAELSPNNLSPVSHGLDLQPVTYSEPAFWCSIAYYELNQRVGETFHASQPSLTVDGFTDPSNSERFCLGLLSNVNRNATVEMTRRHIGRGVRLYYIGGEVFAECLSDSAIFVQSPNCNQRYGWHPATVCKIPPGCNLKIFNNQEFAALLAQSVNQGFEAVYQLTRMCTIRMSFVKGWGAEYRRQTVTSTPCWIELHLNGPLQWLDKVLTQMGSPSVRCSSMS
- the smad2 gene encoding mothers against decapentaplegic homolog 2 isoform X2, with translation MSSILPFTPPVVKRLLGWKKTPAAGGGAGGGIGGVGEQNGGGQEEKWCEKAVKSLVKKLKKTGQLDELEKAISTQNVNTKCVTIPRSLDGRLQVSHRKGLPHVIYCRLWRWPDLHSHHELRAIDNCQYAFNLKKDEVCVNPYHYQRVETPVLPPVLVPRHTEILTELPPLDDFTNSIPENTNFPAGIDPPNNYIPETPPPGYISEDGEASDQQMNQSMESGSPAELSPNNLSPVSHGLDLQPVTYSEPAFWCSIAYYELNQRVGETFHASQPSLTVDGFTDPSNSERFCLGLLSNVNRNATVEMTRRHIGRGVRLYYIGGEVFAECLSDSAIFVQSPNCNQRYGWHPATVCKIPPGCNLKIFNNQEFAALLAQSVNQGFEAVYQLTRMCTIRMSFVKGWGAEYRRQTVTSTPCWIELHLNGPLQWLDKVLTQMGSPSVRCSSMS